From the Deinococcus gobiensis I-0 genome, the window GCTACCCGGTGGCGCGCGACCCCCGGCATGTCCTCGAAGGCCAGCGCGACCTCGCCGCGCGGGCGATCCGGACGCTGCCGGCCGGCCTGTTCGACAAGGGGGCCAAGGGCAGCGACAACGCCTACGCCGAGGTGTTCTACCAGAACATCGTCCTGAATACCCTGATGGCCAGGGTCGAGGCGCTGGCCCGCGACCAGGGGCGGTTCCGGGACTTCCGGAGCTTCCAGGCGGCGGCGACGGCCGTCATCGAGCAGAGCGGGCGCCTGAGCCTCCAGCCCTCGGACCTGGAGATGGCCAAGACCCTGGGCCTGGACACCTTCGAGAACGACTACTCGGCGCCCGTGTTCGGCGGCACGATGGGGGTGCCGGTCGTCTCCAAGAAGTACACCCCCTTCGGCGAGTACAAGGCCAGCGGCGTGCCGATCTCGCCGGGGGTGCGCGACACGATGCGCGCCCGGCTGCCCACCGTCTGGAAGTCCTGGCGGCCCGAATGAACCTTCCCTGCCGCGCCCTGCTGCTGCTCGCCGCCCTGGGGTCCTGCGCGGGCACGCCGAGGTCCGCCTCCATGAAAGACACTGCGAAGAAAGACTCCTTGAGCGCTGTCACGGCCTACAATCGCCAGATTCTCGACCTGTTCACCGGCCCGGCCTTCCGGGAACTCGACTGCGACGCCCTGTACGGGCCAGGGATGGCCCGGCGCGGCGTCCACTGTTTCGTCTCGACCCTGAAACGCGAGGAACTGACCGCCCGGATCTCCAGGGGTGTGGCCTCCTTCGCCGAGGGGGCCGAGTGGGCCGAGAACTATGGGCAGTTCGACCGCTTCTACCGCCTGAGCCGGAACCCCGCCTACAGCTTCAGCTTCGGCGTGTCGCGGGTCGCCTACAAGGACCTGATCTACCGTGACCAGCCGGGCGTCTGGGGCCACTTCGAGTCGGACGTGATCTACAGTCCCATCGCCCGGGAGACGAAATAACCCTGTCTATCCCCGCCTGTCTCCTACCCTGGCTCCTGTGCGCAGCTGTCACCTGGGCCGCAGCGACTCCGGGCCGGGCAACTCTCCGCAACCACGACAAGACCATTATGCAGACGCTCGGAGCGAAAGAGTTTAAGGAGATTGACTGCGACACCTTCTACGGTGAGGGCATGAGCAACACGGGGGCGCGCTGTTTCGTCTCGGTCCTCAAGCGTGAGGAGGTCGTGGCGCGGCTCTCGGCGGCCGTCAAACCCTTCGTGGGAAGTGGGGCGTGGGTCGAGGATTACGGGCAATACCACCGCAGTTTCCGCCTGAGCGCGGCCCCCGAGTACGCCTTCGGCTTCGGGGTCTCGCGGGTGGCCTACAGCCCGGACACGTTCAGGGCTTATCCCGAGATCTGGGGCCGCTACGAGTCGAACATCGTTTATAGCCCCATCGTTCGCGAGGATCGCTGACAGTGGTCTTCCACTCCGCCAAAAACAGTACCCCCTTCAGCTCCACTGCACACCGCTGTTGTCACGGGTTCTCACTCCACTCGGATCACGGAAGTCGCGGCAAGACCCGCAACTTTCGTGACCACCGCTGTCAGCCCCGGCAAAGGTGCATCCACCGCTTTTCGGCGCGCCAGGACGGCCTTCTCATCCGAAAGTCGGGTGTGAATCTCATGGAGACTTCCTAAAATCCGGCCATGAGTTTCGTCCGCAAGCCCCGGCCCTACTCGTCGGGACTGCCCAACCTGCCGACCCTGCCTGTCAGCGCGCCGAAGCCCGAGCGCGAGAAGCGGGCGGGTAAGAGTCGCCCCGGCCCCCGGCCCGACGCCCGCCCCCGCGCGCCCAGATCGGCCTGGGCGACGGCCGTCACAGCCCTGGCGGTGCTGGGCACCGTGACGATCCTCCTGGTGGGCGTCTCGGGACTGGCGACACAGCTGTGGCAGGCCGCGCAGTTCCGATCGGCGGCGGTGGGCGTGGCGGACGTGGTGCGTTGAGCCGCGCCGCGCAGGGGGGCACGTGAAGCTCTGGCGGCGCCTGAACCCGTGGCCGCGCACCCCCTTCGTCACGCGGCCCGCCCCCTGGACCTGGCAGCGCGTGCTGCGCGCGGGACTGGCGACGGTCGGGGTGTTGACCCTGGGCACGATGGCGCTGGGCCTGGGCGGCGCGGCCTACAGCGGCGCGTGGGCGCGGGCCTGGAACCTGCGCGCCGAGTTGCAGCCCATCGAGGTGCAGGACCGCCGGGGCGCGCCGCTGGGCGTCATCGACCACTGCCGCGAGGGCGGGGCCGCCAACGCCGTGCCCTGCCGCGAGTCGCTGAGCGTGCCGCTGACCGGCGTGTCGCGCAGCTTCCTGCTGGCCTACGTGAGCAAGGAGGACGTGCGCTTCTTCTCGCATGTCGGGGTGGACCTGGGCCGGCTGCCCCGCGCGCTGCTGAGCGGCGCGGGCGGCAGCACGATCACCATGCAGCTCCTGAAGAACAGCGTGCTGGCCGGGCACTTCGACTACGACACCGGGCGCCGGGGCGTGGGACTGGTCATGACCCGCAAGGCGACCGAGTTCGTGCTGGCCCCCCTGGTCACGGCGAAGTACGGGCGGCGCGAGATCCTGTCCATGAGCGTGAACAGCCTGCCCTGGCTGGGCATCGGGCAGCGCAAGGGCATCTACGACGCGGCCCGCACGGTGTTCGGGGTGGACCCGGCCGACCTGACGCTGGCCCAGAGCGCCTTTCTGGTGGGGCTGCTGCCCGCGCCGGGGCGCTACCTGGTGGACGGGCAGACCTCGCCCGAAACGGCCACCGCCCGGTTCCGCTGGATGCGCCAGCAACAGCTCCTGACCCTGCGCATCCTGCGCACCCGCGAGCTGATCACGGCGGACCAGTACGCCGAGGCCGCCCAGACCCCGCTGCAACCCCGGCTGTGGCGGGTGGAATACGCGGGTGGCGGCAGCGACCTGCGGGTGGTGTCGGCCACGCGCAATCCCGACTACCGCAACGACCCCGAACCCGTGTGGGCCATGCAGGAACTCGTGCGCCGCGAACTGCGGACGGGCGGCATCGACCCCCGGCGGGTGGGGCGCGTGGTCCTGACGGTCGATGCGGCGGCGCAGGCAGCCCTGACCCGGCGCGTGACCGGCGAGGGCGCGACCGGCGGACGGCCGGCGGGCGTGGCCGAGGGCGCGGCGATCGTGGACGTGCGCGGGGGCGGCATCGTCGCGCTGTCGAGCAGCACGGGCGGCAACGAGAGCAGCCAGCCGGGGCGGCAGTGGGCCGTCAGCGCGCTGCGGCCGGTGGCGAGCACCGTCAAGCCGCTGCTGTACTCGGCCGCCTTCGGGCAGGGCCTCACGCAGCAGAGCACCTTCACCGACGGGCCGACCCGCTACGGCGCGCAGGCCATCCGCAACAACTCGGGCACCTTCCTGGGCCGCGCGGTGACGGTGCGCGAGGCCAACGCCCGCAGCCTGAACACGGTCGCCGTGCAGGTCGGCCTGGGCCGCGAAGCCGAGCTGCGCGCCGTGCTGGGCAGTGTGGGCTACCGCGAGGACACCGCCAACCGCTCTAGCCCCGCGCTGGGCACCTACCGCGCCGCGCCCCTGACGGTGGCCGCCGCCTACGCCAGCTTCGCCAACGGCGGCGAGCTGTGCCGCCCGCACCTGCTGGCCGAGGTCTACGACCGCGCCGGCCGGCCGCTGGCCCTGCCCAGAAGCGGCTGCGAGGCGTTGTGGAGCGCCCCGGTCGCCTACGAAACCTTCGACATGCTGACCGGCGCGGTGAACGACAGTGCCAGCCACGTCCAGTTCCTGCGGCCCACGCTGTGGCAGCGGCTCTCGGGGCGGGGCGTGCCGCTGGGGGCCAAATCGGGCACCACCGACGACGTACGCGACACGTGGTGCGCCGCCGTCACGCCGCAGTACGCCATGGCGGTCTGGATCGGCGACCCGGACGGCAAGGCCAGCGTGCCCACCGACCTCTACCGCGAGCAGACGGCCTGCCGCGAGATCGGGCTGCTGCGCGAGCTGCCGCACGAGGTCCGCGAGCTGAGCGCGCCCGCCGGGATGGTGCGGCGCGGCGGCGCGGCGGTCCCGGCCCCCGGCGTGACCCCGGAGAACCCGGCGCCCCCGCCCGCCCGGACGCCGGCCCTGACTCCCGTGGTGCCCATGTCGGCCGGCAGCGTGGGCACGCCGTGAGGCGGCCCCGCCTCCCCGTCCGGATGACCTTTTCCCTTTCCTGTTCCTTCCTCTGCGGAGCTGACCTATGACCCTGACCCCCCTGCTCGCGGCCCTGTGGCCCCTGCTTCCTGCCCTGGCCCCGGCCCCGGCGAGCGCTTCGGCGCTGCTGGGCCTCTCGACCCCGCCGCTGCATTTCGTGCTGGCCGCCGACATGACCGGCAGCAGCAAGAACCCCGCCTACGGCTACGCCAAACAGGCCGCGCTGCTCTCGCAGAGCCTGCTGCTCAACCAGGTGCGCTCGGGCGACACCGTGACCCTGCTGCGGGTGTGCAGCGGCGTGCAGACGGTCGCGGACTTCCGGTTCGAGTCCAAGAACGGCGCGCGGCTGAGCAAGGCCGACATCCTGCGCTACACCGGCGCGCTGACCCAGCCCTGCACGACGCGCGGCAGCGCCATCACCGCCGCGCTGGCCCAGGCGCGCACCATGACGGCGCGCACGAAGACGGGCGGCGACGTGGTCGTGCTGTTCACCGACGGCGCGGTCCTCGACGATCCGGGACGCGCGGGGCTGGGCCAGACCTTCGCGGGGCTGCTGGGGGCGGGCGGCACGCGCGCCGTGTTTCTCGCGGGCCTCTCGCCCGAGAAGGGCGAAGGCGGCAACTCGGTCCGCGACACCTTCGTCAAGGCGCTGGGGCGCGGCGCGAACGACAGCCGCGTGCTGATGGCCGGAGCCTACGACCTGAACAACGTCTACCCGACCTTCGCCGCCGCCGTGAACAAGGCGAGGAAGTGAAGCCGTGACCCGGCACTCCGGCGAGAGGCCGACGCCGGCGGGCAACGCGGGGGACCAGGGCGCCGGCACCCCCCTTCCCGAAGTCAGGGCGGCGAACGGGGGCGCGGCGGGCGGCGACATCTTTCCGCCCGCCTTCGGCCACGTCTGGCCAGTCGGGGAGACGGCGGAGCCAGGGCAACGCGCGGGCCGGAACGCCGGGCAGGCCCCGGACCCCCCCCCGCCCCGACCGCCAGCGAGCCGCCCCTGATCGACACCGCTTTCGTGCCGGTGCGCGCGGAGGAAACGCAGGTCCCCGACCCCTACGCCTTCGACCCGCGCGACTACGAGGCGGCGCTGCCCCGCCCGGCCCCGCTGGACGCCGAGCAGTTCATGCCGGTGCTGCGCCCACCGCAGTTCGCCGAGCTGCTGGGCGACCTGACCGGGCAACTGCAACTCGTCGGGGACGACGCCACGCGCGCCGCCCTGACCACGCGCGGGCGGCTGCTGCGCCTGAATCTGGAGCAGTACACGGTGAACTTCGAGGTCACGCGCCAGACCCTGACCCGCGTGCTGGCCGAGACCGGCGTGGGCGTGCGCGACGCCTGGACCCGGCAGCAGGAGCACCTGCGCTTCATGAACGCGGCGAGCGGCGGCGTGGAGCGCGATTACGTCACGGCCGGGCGCCAGATCGAGCAGGCGCGGGAGGAACGGTTCGATACCCTGAGCCGCTACGGCGCGCGCCCCGACACCCCGGACGCCGAGGCGCTGTACCAGCAGCTCGCGCTGGGGCAGCTCGCCCAGGAGGGCCAGCCCATCCGCCCGCCCGAGGAAAAGAGCGGCAGCAAGCGGGTCTTCAACGGCTTCGCGGTGTTCAGCAAGTTCTTCGTGGGCGTGATCTCGGGCGTGTCCATCAACCTGCTGTTCAACCCCGAGTCGCGCCTGTACCTGACCCTCATCGCCCTGACGGCCGGCGTGATGTTCAGCGTGCTGCTGCTGTGGCTGGTGGACGAACTGTCGTACCGCGCCAAGGTCGCGCAGTTCACGGCGCGCATGGGGCGGCCCTGGCAGTACGTCACCGGCATCGCCCTGGTCAGCGCGATCTACCTGGGCGTCGAGGGCTTCCTGAACTGGGACGGCATCCTGCGCGTGACCCAGGAGATCGCCGCCAACGCCGCGCAGCAGGGGCAGCTGACCGACCTGAGCGCCGGGGGCGACGCGCCCAGCGTCCCGGCCCACTGGTCGCTGCTGGCCTTCACGCTGGGGCTGGTGTCGATGGCGGTCGGGGCCGCCGTCATCCAGGGCCGCGAGCGCGCCCGCACGGTGCTGGAACGCGAGCGCCTCGCCGCGCGGGTGGCGGCCCTCAAGGCCGGGCAGGAGCACGCCCCGGCCGCCCGCGCCGCCGACCACGTCGCCTACCTCGAAGACGCCCGGGGCCGCCTCGCTCCGCCGCGCGACGTGACCAGCCCCGACCACGCCCGCCTGAACGAGCGGGTGCTGGGCCACTGGGAGCAGGAGCGCGACGCGCAGGTGCAGAACCTCAGCGCCGCCATCGTGCGCGACGCCCGGCAGCTTCAGGACGCCCTGGAGGACTTCGCCGCCCAGGTGCTGGAGGCGCGCTTTCCCAAGCCGAGGCGGGGACTGTTCCGGGGGGCCTAGGCCGGGTCGGGGGGAGAAGGAGACCAGAGGCGTCCTCCTCTCCCCTCTACACCCAGCTGCCGCTGACCTCCCGCACGATCAGGGTGGTGCCCTCGGCAGCCACGATCAGGACGCTCGCACCCGCCGGGGTGTCGGGGCCCCGCGCGCGCCAGTCGCTGTCGCCCACGCGCACGCGGCCCACCCCGTTCACGATGGGCGCGGTGACGGTCACGGTGCGCCCGACGAGGCGGCTGGCTCCGGTGTTCAGGGTGTCGCCGCCCTCGCCGCCCAGGCCCAGACGGCCCACGTAGCGCCGCCCCAGCACCACCGAGGCCACGCAGAACACGGCGAAGAGCAGCACCTGCACCGCCACCGGCAGCGGCAGCACGAACACCACCAGCCCCAGCGCGAAGGCCGCGAGGGCGATCCACACGAAGAACACGCCCGGCGCAGCGACTTCCAGGATCAGGAGCAGGGCGCCCAGCACCCACCAGTGCCAGGGGGCCACGCGCTCCAGGGTCGGCAGCCAGTCCACGGCCCTACCCCTTCTTGCCGCCGAAGGCCTCGCGCGCGACCTCCGCGATGCCCTGGAGGCTGCCCAGGATGCTGGTGGCCTCGATGGGCAGGATCAGGGTCTTCTGGTTGGGCGCGCTCGCCACGTCCTTCAGGGCGTCCACGTAGCGCTGCGCGATGAAGTAGTTCACGGCCTGCACGTTGCCGTTCGCGATCGCCTCGCTGACCACGCGGGTCGCGGTCGCCTCGGCCTCGGCGGCGCGCTCGCGGGCCTCGGCCTCCAGGAAGGCGGCCTGGCGGCGGCCCTCGGCGTTCAGGATCTCGGCCTGCTTCTCGCCCTCGGCCTTGAGGATCGCGGCCTGCCGGAAGCCCTCGGCGTCGAGGATGTTGGCGCGCTTCTCGCGTTCGGCCTTCATCTGGCGGGCCATGCTGGCGACCAGATCGGCCGGCGGCCGGATGTCCTTGACCTCGATGCGCGTGACCTTGACCCCCCACGGCTCGGTCGCCTCGTCCACGACCGAGAGCAGCCGGGCGTTGATCTGGTCGCGGTTCGAGAGCAGCTCGTCGAGGTCCATGCTGCCCATCACCGTGCGGATGTTCGTCATGGTGAGGTTCAGGGTGGCGATTTCGAGATTGCGCACCTCGTAGCTCGCGCGCGCGGCGTCGAGCACCTGATAGAACACCACGCCGTCCACCGTGACGAGGGCGTTGTCGCGGGTAATGACCTCCTGCGAGGGCACGTCGAGCACCTGCTCCATCATGTTGACCTTGCGCCCGATGCGGTCGATGTACGGCACGATGATGTTCAGGCCCGGCTTGAGGGTACGCTGGAATTTGCCGAAGCGTTCCTGGGTCCACTGGTAGCCCTGCGGCACGCTCTTGACCCCGGCGAACAGCGTGACGAGCACGAGCACGAGCAAGACGACGACGAAAATGACGAATCCCATAGGCGGTGGCCTCCTGTCTCTACCGGTACGCGGCGGTCAGCAGGGAGGTTCCCGGCCTGTCCGGGGGCCGTCCGGTCAGTCCAGCGTGATGTGCTCCAGCAGCGAGATCACCGTGCCGTGCGCGACCACCTCCTGCGGGTTGGCGCGCATGACGGCGTTCACCGCACGCCGGAAACGGGCGTGGGCGCCCCCGGCACCCTCCTCGCCCGAGACGACCTCGCCTGGGCGGGCAGGGCGCGCAGCGCAGCCTGAAAGTCGGCCGGGGCGGTGCGAAAGGGCGCGGTGTACCGCAGTTGCTCGTGCAGCCCGAGCATGGGCCGCCAGCGTATCCAGACCGGCGAGCGCGTCCGGAGCCAGCGCCCACTCGTGCGCGGGGACGCCGGGCACGGTGACGGGGGCGGCCATGCCTGACGAGGTGCAGGATACGGGGTAGGCGGCAGCCTAGGGTCCGGCAGCGGGCCGCAGCCGCAGCAAATGCCGACAAGTCGGCCCACCGCAGGCCCCGCCCGCCCTACACTCCCGAACGATGCCTGCGCCGCCGCTGCTCGACCTGCAAGACGTGACCGTGATCGCCGGGGGCCGGGAGCTGCTCTCGGGCGTGACCCTGACCCTGGAGGGCGGCGAGGCCCTGCGGCTCTCGGGCCCCAACGGCGGCGGCAAGACCACGCTGCTGCGGCTGCTCGCGGGCGAGGTGGCGCCGGTGTCGGGCACGCGCACCTACGGTCTGGGGGGCGAAACCACCCGGTCGGCAGTGCGGGCGCGGCGGCGGCTGCATCTGGTGGGCCCCGACGCCGAGGCTTTTTACCTCACGCGCGACTGGGCACAGACGGTCGCGGACGTGCTGCTCGCCGGGTACGAGGGCGACCTGCTGCGCCACTGGGACCCCGGCGAGGCCGCCCGGGCGCGGCTGAGCGAGGTGGCGGCCCTGTGCGGCCTGGAGGCGCTGCTGGAGCGGGACGTGCGGACCCTCTCGCACGGGCAGCGCCGGCGCACCATGCTGGGCCGCGCGCTCATGCCCCGGCCCGAACTGCTGCTCCTCGACGAATTTACCGACGGCCTGAGCGGCGCGGCGCGCGAGGAGCTGGGCGCGGCGCTGCGGGCCGTCCATGCGGGCGGCACCGCCGTCGTCCTGGCGACCCACCGCCCCGAGGAGGCCCCCGACCTGCCCTGGCGCTCCGCAGAGGTGCGTGGCGGGCGCATCGTGGGTCCGGCGGATGGGGCAGCGTGCCGGTGCCCGGCGGCCGGAACCTCCTCCCCCCTGCCCCGCCCGCCGGGCACCGGCACGCTGGTCGCGCTGGAACGCGCCGAGGTCTGGCGCAACGGCCGGCGCGCCCTCGGGCCGCTGAGCTGGCGCTGGGAGGCCGGGCAGCACTGGCTGGTGACCGGCGAGAACGGCAGCGGCAAGAGCACCCTGACCCGCCTGATCGCCGGCGAGCTGCACCCGGCCCTGGGCGGCCACGTCATGCGGCCGTACCTCGGGCGCGACCTGCTGGAGACGCGGCGACGCACCGTCGGGCTGGTCGGGGCCGAGGTCGGCATCCGGCAGCGCGCCGGGGGGCCAGGGGCGGGCCTGGACCGGGCGCGACGTGATCGGCAGCGCACTGGGGGGCACCGAGGGCTTCGCGCCCGAGCTGAGCGCCGCGCAGTGGAGCGCGGTGGACGCCCTGGCCGCCCGCCTCGACCTGGGCGGGCTGCTGGCCCGGGACGCCGAGACACTCTCGCAGGGACAGCTGCGGCGGCTGCTGCTCGCGCGCGCGGTGGTCCACCGCCCCCGCCTGCTGCTGCTCGACGAGGGCCTGGACTTCGTGGACGCGGCGAGCCGAGCACGGTTCCTGGAGCTGTTGCCGGACCTCGTGCGCGGCGGCACGCACCTGCTGGTCGTCGCCCACCGCGACACCGACGTGCTGCCGGGCCTGACCCACCACCTGCACCTGGAGGGCGGCCGGGCGACCCGCAGCGGCCCCCTGCTCCCGGATTCGGCCCCGGTCCCGCTGTCCTGCCGGTAGGCCGCGCCCCACCCCGCCTTCCCCAGCCTCACATCGTCAGACTCGCCTCACCCTTCGGCCCTACCCTGGGGCCGATGAAGCGCCCCGCCCTGTTTGTCCTGCTGACCCTCAGCGCCCTGGCCACCGCCGCCGGTGCCCAGACGTCCCTTCCCCGGCCGTCGGTGCCCGGCGGGGCCGATCCCGCTTCCGGCGCGGCCCCCGCGAGTGCCCCCACCGTCGCCACCTCGAACACCTACACGGCTGCGGGCTACACCTTCGTGGTGGCGGGCGGCTGGATCTCGCTGAAGAACTCGCAGGGCAACGCCGCGCTCGCGGGCCCCGCGACCCAGGGCAAGCTCAACC encodes:
- a CDS encoding NfeD family protein — its product is MDWLPTLERVAPWHWWVLGALLLILEVAAPGVFFVWIALAAFALGLVVFVLPLPVAVQVLLFAVFCVASVVLGRRYVGRLGLGGEGGDTLNTGASRLVGRTVTVTAPIVNGVGRVRVGDSDWRARGPDTPAGASVLIVAAEGTTLIVREVSGSWV
- a CDS encoding SPFH domain-containing protein, producing MGFVIFVVVLLVLVLVTLFAGVKSVPQGYQWTQERFGKFQRTLKPGLNIIVPYIDRIGRKVNMMEQVLDVPSQEVITRDNALVTVDGVVFYQVLDAARASYEVRNLEIATLNLTMTNIRTVMGSMDLDELLSNRDQINARLLSVVDEATEPWGVKVTRIEVKDIRPPADLVASMARQMKAEREKRANILDAEGFRQAAILKAEGEKQAEILNAEGRRQAAFLEAEARERAAEAEATATRVVSEAIANGNVQAVNYFIAQRYVDALKDVASAPNQKTLILPIEATSILGSLQGIAEVAREAFGGKKG
- a CDS encoding transglycosylase domain-containing protein, whose protein sequence is MKLWRRLNPWPRTPFVTRPAPWTWQRVLRAGLATVGVLTLGTMALGLGGAAYSGAWARAWNLRAELQPIEVQDRRGAPLGVIDHCREGGAANAVPCRESLSVPLTGVSRSFLLAYVSKEDVRFFSHVGVDLGRLPRALLSGAGGSTITMQLLKNSVLAGHFDYDTGRRGVGLVMTRKATEFVLAPLVTAKYGRREILSMSVNSLPWLGIGQRKGIYDAARTVFGVDPADLTLAQSAFLVGLLPAPGRYLVDGQTSPETATARFRWMRQQQLLTLRILRTRELITADQYAEAAQTPLQPRLWRVEYAGGGSDLRVVSATRNPDYRNDPEPVWAMQELVRRELRTGGIDPRRVGRVVLTVDAAAQAALTRRVTGEGATGGRPAGVAEGAAIVDVRGGGIVALSSSTGGNESSQPGRQWAVSALRPVASTVKPLLYSAAFGQGLTQQSTFTDGPTRYGAQAIRNNSGTFLGRAVTVREANARSLNTVAVQVGLGREAELRAVLGSVGYREDTANRSSPALGTYRAAPLTVAAAYASFANGGELCRPHLLAEVYDRAGRPLALPRSGCEALWSAPVAYETFDMLTGAVNDSASHVQFLRPTLWQRLSGRGVPLGAKSGTTDDVRDTWCAAVTPQYAMAVWIGDPDGKASVPTDLYREQTACREIGLLRELPHEVRELSAPAGMVRRGGAAVPAPGVTPENPAPPPARTPALTPVVPMSAGSVGTP
- a CDS encoding ATP-binding cassette domain-containing protein — encoded protein: MDALAARLDLGGLLARDAETLSQGQLRRLLLARAVVHRPRLLLLDEGLDFVDAASRARFLELLPDLVRGGTHLLVVAHRDTDVLPGLTHHLHLEGGRATRSGPLLPDSAPVPLSCR
- a CDS encoding VWA domain-containing protein produces the protein MTLTPLLAALWPLLPALAPAPASASALLGLSTPPLHFVLAADMTGSSKNPAYGYAKQAALLSQSLLLNQVRSGDTVTLLRVCSGVQTVADFRFESKNGARLSKADILRYTGALTQPCTTRGSAITAALAQARTMTARTKTGGDVVVLFTDGAVLDDPGRAGLGQTFAGLLGAGGTRAVFLAGLSPEKGEGGNSVRDTFVKALGRGANDSRVLMAGAYDLNNVYPTFAAAVNKARK